Proteins co-encoded in one Setaria viridis chromosome 9, Setaria_viridis_v4.0, whole genome shotgun sequence genomic window:
- the LOC117836464 gene encoding protein EXORDIUM-like 5, translating into MALAAAVLLLLPGILFTAMAATPYPHGRGGDPLLGASKKYEGSSDLVDLRYHMGPVLSAAPLRLYVLWYGRWDPAHQAPVRDFLLSISDPSPPRPSVADWWATAALYADQTLANVTRRVALAGEAADESASLGRSLSRLDIQRVLASTVAAGHLPADTRGGAYLVLTAPGVGVQDFCRAVCGFHYFTFPSLVGHTLPYAWVGHSGGRCADVCAYPFALPSYMSRSGMAALRPPNGDAGVDGMVSVIAHELAELATNPLINAWYAGEDPTAPTEIADLCEGVYGTGGGGGYAGKVAVDKQGRSWNVNGRKGRKFLVQWLWSPEAKACVGPNASD; encoded by the coding sequence atggcgctcgccgccgccgtcctcctcttGCTCCCTGGCATTCTCTTCACAGCGATGGCGGCCACGCCGTACCctcacggccgcggcggcgacccgcTCCTCGGCGCGTCCAAGAAGTACGAGGGCAGCTCCGACCTGGTGGACCTCCGGTACCACATGGGTCCCGTCctctccgccgcgccgctccgcctctACGTGCTCTGGTACGGGCGCTGGGACCCCGCGCACCAGGCCCCGGTCCGCGACTTCCTCCTCTCCATCTCCGAcccgtccccgccgcggccCTCCGTTGCGGACTGGTGGGCCACCGCCGCGCTCTACGCCGACCAGACCCTCGCCAACGTCACCCGACGCGTCGCGCTCGCGGGGGAGGCCGCCGACGAGTCCGCCTCGCTCGGCCGCTCGCTCTCCCGCCTCGACATCCAGCGGGTGCTCGCCTCGACCGTCGCCGCGGGCCACCTCCCCGCGGACACCCGCGGCGGCGCCTACCTCGTGCTCACGGCGCCCGGCGTCGGCGTCCAGGACTTCTGCCGCGCCGTCTGCGGCTTCCACTACTTCACCTTCCCGTCGCTCGTCGGCCACACGCTCCCCTACGCGTGGGTCGGACACAGCGGGGGGCGCTGCGCCGACGTCTGCGCCTACCCGTTCGCGCTGCCGTCCTACATGTCCCGGAGCGGCATGGCGGCGCTGCGCCCGCCCAACGGTGACGCGGGCGTCGACGGCATGGTCAGCGTCATCGCGCACGAGCTGGCCGAGCTCGCCACCAACCCGCTCATCAACGCGTGGTACGCCGGGGAGGACCCCACCGCGCCCACCGAGATCGCTGACCTCTGCGAGGGGGTGTacgggacgggcggcggcggcgggtacgcCGGGAAGGTGGCGGTGGACAAGCAGGGGAGGAGCTGGAATGTGAACGGCAGGAAGGGGAGGAAGTTCTTGGTGCAGTGGCTTTGGAGCCCAGAGGCTAAGGCCTGCGTGGGGCCCAACGCCAGTGACTAA